AGCTCGACACTCTGCTTGTTAGAAGCGGTTATGTTGACACGTTTAATGAGTATGATTTAGCAAATACACACGGGTGAAAATTAATAAGTATACACACTGGTTTTAGAAACGGTTATTTTGCCAACTTGAACAAGTATGAattagtccacacacacagggtttacAAATGGTTTTGTAAATGGTCATTGCTGTTTAGTTTAAGTGATTTAAAGGGATTCTTATGTCTTGTAGCCTTTGTCAGTAATCAAATGCAGTTTGAATGTTTTAGTCCAGTATTCGCTAGGCAGCTATATGCAGCTACAACTTTAATTACAATGTAGCCATGTTAAACGCTATGAAGCCACAGTGGCCTTGGATAACTGATATGTTGGAATGTGAATATAGAGTATATGATATgtgatattctgttattttggGAGATGGCAATATGGCAATGTTTTGTATGAATTGTTATGCATTGGGGATAAGATTGCTATCTACTATTATATGCTTTATATATTGTACACCACACTGGAACTTGAACAAAACAATTAATGCACAGATATTTTGTGATTTATTCTGAATAAATAAATCAGATGCAATTTGGGAGAAAACATGGAAAGCTGCTGTGTCTAAATCTCCTTTTATTTCACCTGTCTTTCAGGATATTTATCTTTGTTACTACAGTCCCATATTTGGGACCTGTAACAATTGTTTGGTAGTTTAACACCCACTAACCTGCACTGCTGCTCTTGGTGTCCTCCTCTGACTGGTTGACCCTGCTGTGGAGGTTCTCCTTGCCCCTCCAGACAGGGGCACTGGCCCCCGCAGATCGcccatcccccctcctcctcttggcCCGTCGTCTTTGCCTGGCCTCTGTCAGAGCGTAGTACTTGGCAAACTTGTTGACGAGGATAGGGATGGGCATGGTGATGAAGAGGACTCCTGTCATGGCGCACAGACTGGCAATCACCATAGCAGGCCACGATTCTGGATACATGTCTCCGTACCCCACGGTCGTCATGGTAACCACGGCCCACCAGAGAGCCATGGGTACAGTTTTGAAAGTTGTGAGGTCGTTGGTGATGTGCTCAGCACAGTACATCAGGATGGAGAACACGAGGAGGGCCACAGACAGGGCGATGCCCAGGAGGCAGAGGTCGCAGATGCTGGCCCGCAGCGCATGCCCCAGCGCCCGAACTGCCGTCACGCACCGCGCCATCTTGAAGATCCGCACAAGTCGAATGCAGCGAGCTGCACGAAGACATCCCAGGAAGAACAACGTGGTCCCGGACATCATCCCGCGCCAACTCACCTCCATGAAGAAGGGCAGGATGGCCACAAAGTCAATGATGTTCAGGACGTTCAGGACGAACTTAAGCTTCTTTGGGCAGCAGATGACGCGAATCAAGAACTCAACGGTGAACCAGATATTGCAGACGATCTCCACTATCATTATAGAATTTGTTTGGTAATTGCTGACCTCATACTCTCCCTCACTGTATTCATATTCAACGTTTAAGAACATTGGCCCCAAGACTTCTGGGAACTCCGGATGGGTCCCAAGGCTGAAAGCAATTGTGGACACCAGGATGAAGAGCAATGAGAGGATGCCAATGATCTGTCAATGGAAatagcaaacacacaacatgtaGCACAAACTACAACAATAAACATCAGAAAAAAGGATTTCTGTGCAGGTTGTGAAAATGCAAACAATTGGCATAAAAAATAACTCATAATCTGAAATGTCATATCCCAAGAAGAAAAGCTCAAATAGCACACCAAAACAAGAGGGGGAGCAATTAGGCCTCTGGTTCTACCTAACTGTGTAATCCAGAGGTGAAGACAGGTGTTTCTTTCAACCAATTAGGCCTCTGGTTCTACCTATCTGTGtaattaggggcagccgtgtcctactggttagcacttcggacctgtaaccggagggttgcaggttcgaaccccgaccagtaggcacggctgaagtgcccttgagcaaggcacctaacccctcactgctccccgagcgccgctgttaatgcaggcagctcactgcgctgggattagtgtgtgcttcacctcactgtgtgctgtgtgtgtttcacaatttccctcaagggatcaaaagagtatatatacttatacttatacttaatccAGAGGTGAAGACAGGTGTTTCTTTTAACCAATTAGGCCTCTGGTTCTACCTAACTGTGTAACGGTAACCCAGGGGTGAAAACAGGTGTTTCTTTCAACCAATTAGGCACATCATGTAAAGACATCACTGAAGTCCTGCCTGTAAATGCTTTTCCAACCATGTGACCTAAACTATTAAAATAATGTTGTGATTATTTGGGGATATTATTGTTCTAGGCCATCATTGTACTGTACAATCCTGTTAATGGGGTGAAGCAGGTACTTAATagaacttagttagcaactatggttttgggaaacacacccAGGTAATTAATTACCCAAGTGAACATAAGGCAACTTATTGAGCAAAAAGATCAAGCACATACATGGACTACAGCAATGATCAGAAAAGTAGCAATGAACGAACCATGGCTGGCACAGATGAATGGGGATCATCAAAGAGGGCCCACATCTTTGATATCCAAACTCTAGATGTCTGCATCCTCCCCGGCCCCCCCACCAGGATGCTGTAGTCTGGGGGTCCCTCGTCCGGCTCAAACTGAGCCAGCGCCTCCTCTTCATCCTGATGCTGTCGGAAGTTTTTCCAGCAACACGGCTCCACGTCGGTTTCACTGACTCCCCAGAAGGAAAGCTCCTCTTCAAACGACTGACCGCATACATCTGCCGGGCAGTGCAGTTTCCCAGTGCGGTAGTAGTTTAAGATGGGGGCGAACGCTCCCGGGTCCCGGTCGAAGAAAAACTCAGAGGTCGGATGTTTCTGTGGGTCAGCACTGGTGTCAGAGGCTAGGTTGGCGAGGCGTGTGCCTGGGATGGACATGAGGGTGCTCTTGTAAGTTTCATGTTGCACGCCACCAACATTAATTACAACCCTCTCTGCTTCAGAGGCTGCAGGTCCAACTTGCATCAGGTGAGTAGGTGGACTGGTGGCGCTGGCCATTTTGTGGAATTAATATAAAGTCCTGGAGGCGGTTTAGTTTTATGAcctgttttttaaaaatggatatAAGTTAATTATGTCATCTGTTCTTTAAGATGAAACCAGTAACTTAGTTATAGCCTATAAAACTCTGATTAAAAAAGTAGAACATTATTCTTCACATAATCTACTGTATTTGCTGTAAAGAAGTTAAATGACTCAAAATGTCCTACTTTGTATATAACACCCAGCATTAGCCCTCATGGCTATTTGAACAAACCCCCTTGAACAAACTCCCTTTCTTCCGATGCTTCAGTAAGCCATTACTGTTATATTCTCTGTTATAAGCTTCATACAACGTAATTCAAATAATGTTTATGGATGGTGTAATTAGGGTTCTGAAGTGGGTTAGACCAGTTGTATGACCAGAGATCGGATTGGATTTATGACCAGCTGGTTTTATTTGAGAAACAGCACTCCCAAAagtcacactacactacactacaattTTGTGAGACTGAATAATGGTTTATGTTGCAGTCGGGGGCATTATTGGGGGCACTTGTCACCCTCAATTTTCAAAAAGTTTGCTAGCCACTGAAGAAAGACTTAAGGTATAATGAACATTCTGAAAATTAAAGGAACTGCAGTCGCACAATGCAGGCTACTCGGAATGTACATCTaagaaaattattattattattataacagcAATATCATACGCTTTTTAGTTCAGAGTACGGTAATCAGACCGGCCCAAAACAAATTAGTGAATTCTCTAGATTATCAC
The Alosa alosa isolate M-15738 ecotype Scorff River chromosome 12, AALO_Geno_1.1, whole genome shotgun sequence DNA segment above includes these coding regions:
- the LOC125305086 gene encoding potassium voltage-gated channel subfamily C member 4-like translates to MASATSPPTHLMQVGPAASEAERVVINVGGVQHETYKSTLMSIPGTRLANLASDTSADPQKHPTSEFFFDRDPGAFAPILNYYRTGKLHCPADVCGQSFEEELSFWGVSETDVEPCCWKNFRQHQDEEEALAQFEPDEGPPDYSILVGGPGRMQTSRVWISKMWALFDDPHSSVPAMIIGILSLLFILVSTIAFSLGTHPEFPEVLGPMFLNVEYEYSEGEYEVSNYQTNSIMIVEIVCNIWFTVEFLIRVICCPKKLKFVLNVLNIIDFVAILPFFMEVSWRGMMSGTTLFFLGCLRAARCIRLVRIFKMARCVTAVRALGHALRASICDLCLLGIALSVALLVFSILMYCAEHITNDLTTFKTVPMALWWAVVTMTTVGYGDMYPESWPAMVIASLCAMTGVLFITMPIPILVNKFAKYYALTEARQRRRAKRRRGDGRSAGASAPVWRGKENLHSRVNQSEEDTKSSSAGAV